GTGGTGCACGATGGCGTTTTGGGCTTCGATGGGTAGGGCGGGAATGTGGGTGCGCCAGCGGTGGAGGCGTTCTTTGGCGGTGTGGAGGACTTCGTCGGTCCATTCCCAGGCGGTGGCGTAGTGGTGGGCGAGGATGGCCAGGCGGATGGCCATGGGGTCTTCACCGGCTGCGCGGAGTTTGGAGACGAAGATGAGGTTGCCTTTCGACTTGCTCATTTTTTCTCCGTCGAGTCCCACCATTTCTTGGTGGAGGTAGAGACGGGCGAAGGAGCCTTCTCCGGCTAGAGCGTCGGCTTGGACGGCGCTCATTTCGTGGTGGGGGAAGATGAGGTCGACTCCGCCTGCTTGGACGTCGAAGCTGGGGCCGAGGTGGTCCAGGGCGATGCAGGTGCATTCGATGTGCCATCCGGGGCGTCCGGAGGGTAGGCCCTCAACGTCCCAGGCGGGTTCGCCTATTCGGGCTGCGCGCCATAGGAGTGGGTCGAGCTGGTCGCGTTTGCCTTCACGGTCTGGGTCTCCGCCGCGATCAGCGAAGACTTCCATCATGCGGCTGCGGGACCATGTGGAGGAGTTTCCGAAAGTGGATTGGGTAGATAGGTCGAGGTAGATGTCGTGTGCTGTGTCGCTGACGGCGGTTCCGTCGGTGATAGGCACGGTGTAGGCCGCTGCGTTGTCCAGGAGTTTGGTGACTCCGGCTGCGATGGGTTCGATGTATTCGCTCACCCCGATGAAGTGGTTGGGGGGTAGGACGCGTAGGGCGGCCATGTCGTC
This region of Dermatophilus congolensis genomic DNA includes:
- the mshC gene encoding cysteine--1-D-myo-inosityl 2-amino-2-deoxy-alpha-D-glucopyranoside ligase yields the protein MARTALATHIKTGTKDTTPDPTPTNTQHRSRYPWRVRTWASPHIPTVTGTGIEPTITDSSSGERKPVDAPPTARLYICGITPYDATHMGHAATYVMLDLLHRALLDAGHEVTYCENVTDVDDPLLERAERDGVNWQDLAAEQTNLFRDDMAALRVLPPNHFIGVSEYIEPIAAGVTKLLDNAAAYTVPITDGTAVSDTAHDIYLDLSTQSTFGNSSTWSRSRMMEVFADRGGDPDREGKRDQLDPLLWRAARIGEPAWDVEGLPSGRPGWHIECTCIALDHLGPSFDVQAGGVDLIFPHHEMSAVQADALAGEGSFARLYLHQEMVGLDGEKMSKSKGNLIFVSKLRAAGEDPMAIRLAILAHHYATAWEWTDEVLHTAKERLHRWRTHIPALPIEAQNAIVHHVRERIADDLDAPGALAAIDAILAGHTPADAPADADNLAARIIDAILGIAL